In Paenibacillus sp. BIC5C1, a genomic segment contains:
- a CDS encoding response regulator transcription factor gives MAEHENRILVVDDEERIRRLLKMYLEKEGYEIDEAEDGETALRKATAGDYGLILLDVMLPGMDGVEVCTRLRQVKSTPVLMLTAKGEEINRVQGFEVGADDYVVKPFSPREVIYRVKAILRRSSATAYLSKESNSSNNIVFPHLVIEHDAHRVTAGGEEISLTPKEYELLHYLATSPDKVFSREELLKDVWNYEFFGDLRTVDTHVKRLREKLNKVSPESAAMITTVWGVGYKLEVPK, from the coding sequence ATGGCTGAACATGAGAACCGTATACTAGTCGTGGATGACGAGGAAAGAATCCGACGGCTTTTGAAAATGTATCTCGAAAAAGAAGGTTATGAAATCGATGAAGCAGAGGATGGGGAAACTGCGCTGCGAAAAGCAACTGCAGGTGACTATGGTCTGATTTTGCTTGATGTAATGTTACCGGGCATGGACGGCGTTGAAGTATGTACCCGTTTGCGTCAGGTAAAATCAACCCCGGTTTTGATGCTTACTGCAAAAGGCGAAGAAATTAACCGCGTTCAGGGCTTTGAAGTTGGAGCAGATGATTATGTCGTTAAACCGTTCAGTCCACGTGAAGTGATTTACCGGGTGAAGGCGATTCTGCGTCGTTCTTCTGCGACAGCATATCTGTCCAAAGAGAGTAATTCAAGCAACAATATCGTATTTCCTCATTTGGTCATCGAACATGATGCTCACCGCGTAACCGCAGGTGGGGAAGAGATCAGTTTAACACCGAAAGAATATGAACTGTTGCATTATCTCGCGACATCTCCAGATAAAGTTTTCTCCAGAGAAGAGCTGCTGAAGGATGTATGGAATTATGAATTCTTTGGTGATCTTCGTACTGTGGATACGCATGTGAAGCGTCTTCGCGAGAAGTTAAACAAGGTATCGCCAGAGTCAGCGGCGATGATTACAACGGTGTGGGGTGTGGGTTATAAACTGGAAGTACCGAAGTAG
- a CDS encoding S1 family peptidase: MQKSWKRMLRFGMSGMLAIALLAGQTGLAAAQAVNTIHFTGYFDKQLRAQLAVTADSFPVVNVRLVKQDEPDSVYYDVGTSILISKDEVLTNYHVVQDYAELSDGDEGTLTVASPGHLDKPVKAKIIKTDPVTDMALLKLDKEIDAQPVTFANAKDNQIVYTIGFPKNSAGELVLLDEDFPSTYNTIAKSRVFNSQDSDVPGKKGIGSIVKSVAQGNSGGPVLDQNNRVIGMMTFVYGGRTYYITSKTLQSFIKESAAPAKKQVVVAGKVAN; the protein is encoded by the coding sequence ATGCAAAAGAGTTGGAAAAGAATGCTGCGCTTTGGAATGTCAGGCATGCTTGCCATTGCGTTGCTTGCAGGACAGACGGGGTTGGCTGCGGCTCAAGCCGTTAATACGATTCATTTTACGGGTTACTTCGATAAACAACTACGTGCTCAGTTGGCCGTTACAGCGGATTCTTTTCCAGTTGTGAACGTACGTCTGGTCAAGCAGGATGAACCCGATTCAGTATATTATGATGTAGGTACATCAATACTGATCTCCAAGGATGAGGTGCTAACCAATTATCATGTCGTTCAGGATTATGCTGAACTATCTGATGGAGATGAAGGCACGCTTACTGTAGCAAGCCCAGGTCATCTGGACAAGCCGGTTAAAGCCAAAATCATTAAAACAGATCCGGTGACAGATATGGCATTGCTGAAGCTGGACAAAGAAATCGACGCACAACCGGTGACGTTCGCAAATGCTAAAGATAATCAAATTGTATATACCATCGGATTTCCTAAAAATTCCGCTGGGGAACTTGTGCTGTTGGACGAAGATTTCCCTTCAACTTACAATACGATCGCCAAGAGCCGAGTATTTAATTCACAAGATTCGGACGTTCCAGGCAAGAAGGGCATAGGCAGTATCGTAAAATCAGTGGCACAAGGCAATTCAGGTGGTCCTGTTCTGGATCAGAACAATCGGGTTATTGGCATGATGACCTTTGTATACGGAGGACGTACCTATTATATTACTTCCAAAACGTTGCAGTCCTTCATTAAAGAAAGTGCAGCCCCTGCGAAAAAACAGGTCGTTGTTGCTGGTAAAGTAGCCAATTAA
- the resB gene encoding cytochrome c biogenesis protein ResB — MFQNTKCECGHQNPVGTVLCEACGKPLLEAEVKSDGVLEMRYDGMARRSQRTNPKIIDRIWNFFSSVKIAVYMIVFTLVGSMLGTIYPQESTFLNIDPSVYYKDTYGQLGHIYYLLGLSHTYESWWFILLLVLIGASLVICSLDRVLPLYKALNKQKIRKHMQFLTRQRLVYQGSIEEASEDWIKKAVTPLKKKGYRVHTEGSALLAEKQRFSRWGPYVIHIGLIIFLLAVLARGLPGLNLDEHVAFPEGEIKKIPNTSMYLKNEQFNVEFYSEDEVPEQFKNLNKTVPKLFETKVVLYECTADCSDPSKKPQLTEVDRHDVQVNHPLNYHGLKAYQFDYDLTPTIRSVTPDLVNAQTGEKYGAIQIAMVDTQRTFEAGPYSLNVKEKYMDFGLDENGEPKSKSPSPNAPAFLFNIKGPDLPAEGMQYLYFAKQIDKQRFQQDAINKQLNGGEIPLQLEVDSMDKVDIIQSVSYLNIRIDKAMPFVWVGAGIVMLGLVMGFYWHHRRIWIRIDDGQLTLGGHTNKNWFGFRREVAAVLKHMNVEVDEKSLDNGGNQT; from the coding sequence GTGTTCCAAAATACGAAATGTGAGTGCGGACACCAGAATCCGGTGGGCACTGTGCTGTGTGAAGCATGCGGCAAGCCGCTGCTGGAGGCCGAGGTCAAATCGGATGGAGTATTGGAAATGCGTTATGACGGCATGGCTCGTCGTTCGCAGCGTACGAATCCCAAAATTATCGACCGCATATGGAATTTTTTCTCATCGGTCAAAATTGCCGTTTACATGATTGTGTTTACGCTTGTTGGTTCCATGCTGGGCACGATCTATCCACAAGAAAGTACATTTCTGAATATTGATCCATCCGTATATTACAAGGACACATACGGTCAGTTGGGTCATATCTATTATCTGCTGGGTCTATCCCATACATATGAATCCTGGTGGTTTATTTTGTTACTGGTGCTGATCGGTGCTTCATTGGTCATATGCAGTCTAGACCGGGTACTTCCACTATACAAAGCGCTGAATAAACAGAAAATACGCAAACACATGCAGTTTCTTACACGCCAGCGACTGGTGTACCAAGGCTCCATAGAAGAGGCATCAGAAGACTGGATTAAGAAAGCGGTTACGCCGCTTAAAAAGAAAGGTTATCGTGTGCATACCGAGGGTAGTGCATTGCTGGCTGAGAAACAGCGATTCAGTCGCTGGGGACCTTATGTTATCCACATCGGCTTGATTATCTTTCTACTGGCAGTACTTGCCCGCGGGCTTCCCGGGCTGAATCTGGATGAGCATGTTGCTTTTCCCGAAGGTGAGATCAAGAAAATACCGAATACCTCCATGTATTTGAAGAATGAACAGTTTAATGTTGAGTTTTACAGTGAAGATGAGGTTCCAGAACAGTTCAAAAATTTGAACAAAACCGTTCCAAAACTGTTTGAAACCAAAGTGGTGTTGTACGAATGTACGGCAGATTGCTCGGATCCTTCGAAAAAACCTCAATTGACCGAGGTGGACCGACATGATGTTCAAGTGAATCATCCACTGAATTATCACGGATTGAAAGCATATCAGTTTGATTATGATTTGACACCAACGATTCGTTCGGTAACGCCTGATCTGGTCAATGCCCAGACGGGTGAGAAGTACGGAGCAATCCAAATTGCTATGGTGGATACGCAGCGAACGTTTGAAGCAGGACCCTATAGTCTGAATGTGAAAGAAAAATATATGGATTTTGGGCTGGATGAAAATGGAGAGCCCAAATCAAAGTCCCCTTCACCTAATGCGCCTGCCTTTCTATTTAACATCAAGGGACCCGATTTACCTGCAGAGGGCATGCAGTACTTGTATTTTGCGAAGCAGATCGATAAACAGCGTTTTCAACAGGACGCAATTAACAAACAGCTGAATGGAGGAGAAATTCCTTTGCAGCTAGAGGTCGATAGCATGGATAAGGTGGACATCATTCAGTCCGTGAGTTACCTCAATATCCGTATTGATAAGGCCATGCCTTTTGTATGGGTTGGGGCAGGCATCGTTATGTTGGGTCTGGTTATGGGCTTTTACTGGCACCACCGACGTATTTGGATTCGGATTGATGATGGACAACTCACCCTAGGCGGCCACACGAACAAAAACTGGTTTGGATTTAGGCGAGAGGTTGCAGCTGTGTTAAAACATATGAATGTGGAAGTGGATGAGAAGTCGTTGGATAACGGGGGGAACCAAACATGA
- a CDS encoding redoxin domain-containing protein, producing the protein MGKSRRAVQIVILLLILVLGGYAITTSVSGSNGKPKEGDKAPSFELLGLDGQVHTSEEYKGKAMVINFWGTWCEPCVKEMPALQAQADKWKDRGVQFVGINVGEDQMTVENFARQVGVTFPIMLDRDKNSIRDFGISPMPTTFFVSDTGKISTIHIGQLDLDTLDAQISQLAKQP; encoded by the coding sequence ATGGGGAAATCAAGAAGAGCGGTGCAAATCGTCATTTTGTTATTGATCCTGGTGTTAGGCGGATATGCGATTACTACATCGGTATCCGGCTCGAATGGCAAGCCAAAAGAAGGAGATAAAGCTCCTTCTTTTGAACTGCTGGGCCTGGATGGACAAGTTCATACGTCTGAGGAATACAAAGGCAAAGCCATGGTGATCAACTTCTGGGGAACATGGTGTGAACCTTGTGTAAAAGAGATGCCTGCGCTACAAGCGCAAGCGGACAAATGGAAGGACCGTGGTGTGCAATTTGTCGGTATCAATGTTGGGGAAGACCAGATGACCGTGGAAAATTTTGCTCGCCAGGTGGGCGTTACATTTCCGATAATGCTCGACCGTGACAAAAACTCGATCCGAGATTTCGGTATATCTCCGATGCCAACGACATTTTTTGTCTCTGACACGGGCAAAATCTCCACCATTCATATCGGTCAACTTGATTTGGACACACTTGACGCTCAAATTTCACAACTGGCGAAACAGCCCTGA
- a CDS encoding pseudouridine synthase — protein MERLQKIIAQAGIASRRKSEELILSGKVEVNGEVVTELGTKANPEEDMITVNGKPIRSEKKVYMMLNKPKGVITSASDPEGRKIVSDYLKGVKERVYPVGRLDYDTEGLLILTNDGEFAHLLTHPKHHVPKTYHATVKGVPHGSALEKLKTGIMLDDGMTAPAEIEYKDVDTAANESVISITIYEGRNRQVRRMFEAINHPVTRLKRISFGGILLQNLKRGLTRNLTKEEVNNLITLAKSEPAKKMKKR, from the coding sequence ATGGAAAGATTACAAAAAATTATCGCACAGGCAGGCATTGCATCCCGCCGTAAGAGCGAGGAACTGATCCTGTCCGGCAAAGTAGAAGTTAACGGGGAGGTCGTAACCGAACTGGGTACGAAAGCGAACCCCGAAGAGGATATGATTACGGTTAATGGTAAACCGATCCGCAGTGAAAAGAAAGTGTATATGATGTTAAACAAGCCGAAGGGTGTTATCACAAGTGCTTCAGACCCGGAAGGTCGGAAAATTGTATCCGACTATCTCAAAGGTGTCAAAGAACGTGTGTATCCCGTTGGTCGTCTGGATTATGACACAGAAGGATTGCTCATTCTGACCAATGATGGCGAGTTTGCGCATTTGTTGACGCATCCGAAGCATCACGTACCCAAAACGTATCATGCAACCGTTAAAGGTGTTCCACATGGTTCGGCTCTGGAGAAATTAAAGACAGGCATTATGCTGGACGACGGTATGACAGCTCCGGCAGAGATTGAGTACAAAGATGTGGATACCGCAGCAAATGAATCTGTTATCTCTATTACGATTTACGAAGGGCGTAACCGTCAGGTTAGACGTATGTTCGAAGCGATTAACCATCCGGTAACACGTCTGAAACGGATTTCGTTTGGTGGTATTTTGCTTCAAAACCTGAAACGTGGACTAACACGTAATCTAACCAAAGAAGAAGTCAACAACCTGATTACGCTCGCAAAATCAGAACCCGCCAAAAAAATGAAAAAAAGGTAA
- the ccsA gene encoding cytochrome c biogenesis protein CcsA: MSLLDFSSDAFIVSFFLYCAAFMLYGVAVMGKKWSNRDPQAHVERWGKRAFIASTVALAAHLIFFGTRWAGAGHIPVSNMYEFMSFLSMMIMVAFIVVYAIYRKSLLGLFALPLTIIIMAYAAVFPQEVQPLIPALQSIWLKIHVTLAALGEAFFAVGFAAGFMYLLRTVDFSGKDKSSRRQRGWVEFTLITIVVVVGFIGSVFAFRASGYEAVFVQKVTSIDTEVQENSTIEKVIYRMPPIFAPYNSEVESIKPFLGMKEPLLETPSWMNGVNAGRKLNTVVWSLIVGLVLYGLIRLIVRRPLGQALQPMLDGIDADDLDEISYRAIAIGFPIFTLGALIFAMIWAQIAWSRFWGWDPKEVWALITWLYYSVYLHLRLSRGWQGRKSAWLAVLGFLVVMFTLVGVNLIIAGLHSYAGAD, encoded by the coding sequence ATGAGTTTATTGGATTTCAGCAGCGACGCATTTATCGTATCTTTTTTTCTATATTGTGCTGCATTTATGTTATATGGCGTTGCCGTAATGGGCAAGAAATGGAGTAATCGTGACCCGCAAGCTCATGTAGAACGATGGGGAAAGCGAGCCTTTATTGCATCAACTGTTGCACTAGCTGCACATCTCATCTTCTTTGGTACACGATGGGCCGGAGCAGGCCATATACCAGTAAGTAATATGTATGAGTTTATGAGTTTTCTATCCATGATGATTATGGTGGCATTTATTGTGGTTTACGCAATTTATCGAAAATCGTTGCTAGGACTATTTGCATTGCCACTAACGATCATTATTATGGCATATGCAGCCGTATTTCCTCAGGAAGTACAGCCGCTGATCCCTGCATTGCAATCGATATGGCTCAAGATCCACGTGACGTTGGCTGCACTTGGCGAGGCATTCTTCGCCGTAGGCTTTGCGGCAGGATTCATGTACTTGTTACGCACAGTCGATTTCAGTGGCAAGGATAAGTCATCCAGACGCCAGCGCGGATGGGTTGAGTTTACTTTAATCACTATCGTAGTTGTGGTTGGGTTTATCGGGTCGGTATTTGCTTTCCGTGCATCCGGATATGAGGCGGTTTTTGTTCAGAAAGTCACGAGCATTGACACAGAGGTACAGGAAAATAGTACAATAGAGAAAGTGATTTATCGCATGCCTCCTATTTTTGCACCTTATAATAGCGAAGTGGAGAGCATAAAACCGTTTCTTGGCATGAAGGAACCTTTACTTGAGACACCTTCCTGGATGAACGGAGTTAATGCTGGACGTAAACTGAATACGGTAGTCTGGTCTTTGATTGTAGGGCTGGTCTTATATGGACTTATTCGTTTAATTGTAAGAAGACCGCTTGGACAAGCTTTGCAACCGATGCTGGATGGAATTGATGCCGACGATCTCGATGAGATTAGTTACCGCGCAATTGCTATCGGATTCCCGATATTTACATTGGGAGCATTAATCTTTGCGATGATCTGGGCTCAGATTGCCTGGAGCCGCTTTTGGGGATGGGACCCCAAAGAGGTGTGGGCACTGATAACATGGTTATATTATAGTGTGTACCTGCATTTGCGTTTGTCCAGAGGCTGGCAGGGCCGCAAATCTGCCTGGCTTGCAGTACTTGGATTTTTGGTCGTTATGTTTACGCTCGTAGGTGTGAATTTGATCATCGCCGGGTTGCATTCTTACGCAGGGGCAGACTAG